The Prevotella sp. oral taxon 299 str. F0039 genome has a segment encoding these proteins:
- a CDS encoding YihY/virulence factor BrkB family protein codes for MTTKFGDLKQFLTTDIWRISSSDVSTLRYFFYNVIKVLFLSIRFFTTKRIMDYASALTYSSLLAVVPICAVVFAIARGFGYSKYIEVWFRGALDSQPQVAETIIGFVNSYLVHTKSGVFLGIGLIFMLWTIIMLTRKTELTFNDIWNVKSERTIVRTFVDYIAMFFIIPIMIVLTSGISIYISTIADKAHAYTFLGSMMEGIIALMPYAIMSIVFILFYVFMPNTNVKIRSTIVPGILSGFAMQLLQYVYINSQIFLSSYNAIYGSFAALPLFMLWLQLSWTICLFGAELCYTNQNLEKFDLFTDIKKLSYRYKLFLSLVLLNKVCKRFALGGKPYTARELKIETNVPIRVVQNLLDDLVEAELMSKSIMIGGEQDPVYQPTTSPEYISVGVAIDRLEALGQWNVDMNIREEVEDSDAWQAVYTIRRNYLKSLRKVAVIDL; via the coding sequence GTGACAACAAAATTTGGAGACTTAAAACAATTTCTGACAACAGATATTTGGCGCATCAGTTCTAGTGATGTGTCTACCTTGCGTTATTTTTTTTATAACGTAATAAAAGTTCTTTTTCTCTCTATTAGATTCTTTACAACGAAGCGGATAATGGACTATGCATCTGCATTAACCTATAGTTCGCTCCTTGCTGTTGTACCAATTTGTGCTGTGGTGTTTGCTATTGCTAGAGGATTTGGTTACTCTAAATACATCGAAGTGTGGTTTAGAGGTGCTTTAGATAGTCAACCTCAGGTGGCAGAGACCATTATTGGTTTTGTAAACTCGTATCTTGTGCATACAAAAAGTGGTGTATTCTTAGGAATTGGACTTATTTTTATGCTCTGGACTATCATTATGTTAACCAGAAAAACAGAGCTTACATTTAACGATATATGGAATGTTAAATCAGAAAGAACAATTGTTCGCACTTTTGTAGATTATATTGCGATGTTCTTTATCATTCCTATCATGATTGTTTTAACATCGGGGATTTCCATATACATATCAACAATTGCAGATAAAGCGCATGCTTATACTTTTTTAGGGAGCATGATGGAGGGTATTATTGCATTAATGCCATATGCCATTATGTCGATAGTTTTTATCCTATTCTATGTGTTTATGCCCAATACTAACGTAAAAATAAGGTCAACTATCGTTCCTGGAATTCTTTCTGGATTTGCAATGCAGCTCTTACAATATGTGTATATCAACTCACAGATATTCCTTTCAAGTTATAATGCCATTTATGGCTCATTTGCAGCCTTGCCTCTTTTTATGTTATGGTTACAGCTTTCGTGGACTATTTGTTTGTTCGGAGCCGAACTATGTTATACAAATCAAAATTTAGAGAAGTTTGATTTGTTTACTGATATAAAGAAATTAAGCTATCGATATAAGCTATTTTTAAGTCTCGTATTATTAAATAAGGTTTGCAAACGTTTTGCTTTAGGAGGAAAACCATATACTGCAAGGGAGCTAAAAATAGAAACAAATGTTCCTATTAGAGTAGTACAAAACCTGTTAGACGATTTGGTTGAGGCTGAGCTGATGAGTAAGAGTATTATGATAGGAGGAGAACAAGACCCTGTATATCAACCAACAACATCGCCAGAGTATATCTCCGTGGGAGTGGCAATAGATCGTTTAGAGGCTTTGGGGCAATGGAATGTGGATATGAATATACGTGAAGAGGTGGAAGATAGTGATGCTTGGCAAGCCGTATACACCATTCGTCGAAACTACCTGAAAAGCTTGCGGAAAGTAGCTGTTATCGACTTGTAA
- a CDS encoding glycosyltransferase: MGKYDFSVIMSVYKSDNPEQLDVALDSIINQTLPPNEIIVVVDGPVPNALSNTLEDKKTIFPQLKILYQEQNIGLGGALRIAVENAQYKYLARMDSDDISLPNRFELQMNEFKKDDNLSLVGGMITEFAETPENIISKRILPCSDEDIKQFMKSRCGVNHVTIIVKKDALLKAGSYQAGFIQEDYFLWARMILAGCTFKNIPEIVVNVRSGYDQFERRGGLKYYKDVLKFNRWMYEKKLISLSRMLYNDCVRGVVQFLLPNSIRTFIYKTVLRN, translated from the coding sequence ATGGGTAAATATGATTTTTCAGTAATAATGTCGGTTTATAAGAGCGATAATCCAGAACAATTGGATGTGGCTCTCGATTCGATTATCAATCAGACTTTGCCCCCCAATGAGATAATTGTAGTGGTTGATGGCCCTGTTCCCAATGCCTTATCAAATACTCTAGAAGATAAAAAAACTATATTTCCACAGTTAAAGATATTGTATCAGGAGCAAAATATTGGGTTAGGAGGAGCTTTACGTATAGCTGTTGAGAATGCTCAATATAAGTATCTAGCAAGAATGGATAGTGACGACATTTCGCTTCCTAATCGTTTTGAACTGCAAATGAACGAGTTTAAGAAAGACGATAATCTTTCTTTAGTAGGCGGAATGATTACAGAATTTGCAGAAACGCCTGAAAATATCATCAGTAAGCGTATTCTTCCTTGCTCAGATGAAGATATAAAGCAATTTATGAAGTCACGTTGTGGAGTGAATCATGTAACAATTATAGTAAAAAAAGACGCATTATTAAAGGCAGGAAGCTATCAGGCCGGATTTATTCAGGAAGACTATTTCCTTTGGGCAAGAATGATATTAGCAGGTTGTACCTTTAAAAATATTCCAGAGATTGTGGTAAATGTTCGTTCAGGTTATGATCAGTTTGAACGTCGTGGCGGTTTGAAATATTATAAAGATGTTTTGAAATTTAATCGTTGGATGTATGAAAAGAAACTAATTTCTTTGTCAAGAATGCTTTATAATGACTGTGTACGTGGTGTGGTACAATTTCTTTTGCCTAATAGTATACGAACATTTATCTATAAAACAGTATTACGAAACTAA
- a CDS encoding Do family serine endopeptidase encodes MKNYSKHVLGAMCIGAMALSTGTFLKVNANTSTAAPTGQLVDLTYAADKSLPAVVYIKYVQNSKVQTVNVESDPFSDFFGDPFGFFGNPRGGQGGTQKRQVQTPKREASGSGVIISPDGYIVTNNHVVEGADQLTVTLNDNREYNARIIGTDKNSDLALIKIDGKNLPAIQIGNSDDLKVGEWVLAVGNPFNLNNTVTAGIVSAKARSLGANGVESFIQTDAAINSGNSGGALVNTRGELVGINAMLYSQTGSYSGYGFAIPTTIMTKVVEDLKKYGTVQRAMLGIIGTNVLDWKDKQKEEGKELDLGTNEGIYVSKVENNSAGESAGLKEGDIIIAVDGKKVTKMSELQELMAGKRPGDKLTITYLHNKNKESKTVTLKNAQGNTSIMKTADLDVLGGNFRTVTEQQKNELKIAYGLEVIKVNDGALKKAGIGKGLIILDVNDTPMKSLSDLQNAVKSASTSKDPVLYIKGIWPTGKKDYFAIQINQ; translated from the coding sequence ATGAAAAATTATTCTAAGCATGTTCTTGGTGCTATGTGTATTGGTGCCATGGCATTATCTACAGGAACTTTTTTAAAAGTAAATGCAAATACATCAACAGCAGCACCAACAGGGCAACTTGTTGATTTAACTTACGCAGCAGATAAGTCTCTTCCTGCTGTGGTATATATTAAATATGTCCAAAATAGTAAGGTACAAACTGTTAATGTAGAGTCTGATCCTTTCTCTGATTTCTTTGGAGATCCATTCGGATTCTTTGGCAATCCACGTGGCGGACAAGGCGGAACTCAAAAGCGACAAGTACAAACTCCAAAGAGAGAAGCTAGCGGAAGTGGTGTCATTATCTCTCCCGATGGATACATTGTAACCAACAATCACGTTGTAGAAGGAGCTGATCAGCTTACAGTTACCCTAAACGATAATCGTGAATACAATGCAAGAATAATAGGAACAGATAAGAATTCGGACCTTGCTTTGATCAAAATAGACGGGAAAAATTTACCTGCTATTCAAATAGGAAACTCTGATGATCTTAAAGTAGGCGAATGGGTGCTTGCCGTTGGTAACCCTTTCAACCTCAATAACACTGTTACTGCGGGTATTGTTAGTGCCAAAGCACGTTCTTTAGGAGCTAATGGTGTGGAGTCTTTCATACAAACCGATGCTGCAATTAACAGCGGAAATTCAGGTGGTGCACTTGTCAACACACGTGGAGAGCTTGTTGGTATCAATGCAATGCTCTATTCTCAAACAGGGTCTTACAGCGGTTATGGATTTGCAATTCCTACAACTATTATGACAAAAGTTGTGGAAGACCTCAAGAAATATGGTACCGTTCAACGTGCAATGTTAGGCATTATAGGTACAAATGTACTCGACTGGAAAGACAAACAAAAAGAAGAGGGAAAAGAACTAGACCTCGGAACAAACGAAGGTATATATGTTTCAAAAGTAGAAAATAATAGTGCAGGCGAGTCTGCAGGCTTAAAAGAAGGTGACATTATTATTGCAGTAGATGGTAAAAAGGTTACAAAAATGTCAGAACTTCAGGAACTTATGGCAGGAAAACGCCCTGGTGACAAGCTCACAATCACTTATTTACACAATAAGAACAAAGAAAGTAAAACTGTAACACTGAAAAATGCACAAGGAAATACAAGTATAATGAAGACAGCCGACCTTGATGTACTTGGTGGAAACTTCCGTACTGTAACAGAACAACAAAAGAATGAACTAAAAATTGCTTATGGTTTGGAAGTAATTAAGGTAAATGATGGCGCATTAAAAAAGGCTGGAATCGGTAAAGGTCTTATCATCTTAGATGTCAATGACACTCCGATGAAATCTTTATCAGACCTTCAAAATGCGGTAAAATCAGCCTCTACATCTAAGGATCCAGTCCTTTATATCAAAGGAATATGGCCTACTGGCAAGAAAGATTACTTTGCAATACAAATCAACCAATAA
- a CDS encoding nucleotidyltransferase family protein has translation MFTKTEKQFLELYRSGIWEKPLNEDIFNDSTDWEGIKELMIAQTVIGVCTNVISKLPAHLKPNQNIYFNLIMLTSNIEQANKGMNKLLIELFDACEKLKIKAFLLKGQGVAQCYPNPLLRQSGDIDLFFLESNEYKKAVDELHKYFSVPMTDTDLNGVHALFICKDIVVELHGGIHGAINRKTMKNIMSWTKQIFAQKTPLKCNIDEAKAVLPPVHFDALFIFLHAVRHYFGSAVGLRQLSDWMRYLYTHKGDIDRTELLKDIEYLGLTKVWSVFATMAVDYLGCPEEVMPLYNNRYKKDAKRLLRFILDSGNFGYYDKRIQTTSKNILVQRFVAMKGHLEMQFRNIITFPEEALYGIPSFFKDGFMRFIKTLKTR, from the coding sequence ATGTTCACAAAAACAGAAAAACAATTCCTAGAATTGTATAGAAGTGGAATTTGGGAAAAGCCTTTAAATGAAGATATATTTAATGATTCGACTGATTGGGAAGGCATAAAAGAATTGATGATAGCTCAAACTGTTATTGGAGTATGTACCAATGTTATTAGTAAGTTGCCCGCACACCTCAAGCCAAATCAAAATATTTACTTTAATTTAATAATGCTTACTTCAAACATCGAACAAGCAAATAAGGGCATGAACAAGCTCCTTATAGAACTATTTGATGCCTGCGAAAAACTAAAGATTAAAGCATTCCTTTTAAAAGGGCAAGGAGTTGCACAATGTTATCCAAATCCTTTGTTGCGTCAATCGGGTGATATCGACTTGTTTTTTCTAGAAAGTAATGAGTATAAAAAAGCGGTAGATGAACTTCATAAATACTTTTCTGTACCAATGACAGATACGGATCTTAATGGAGTTCATGCACTATTTATTTGTAAAGATATTGTTGTTGAGTTGCATGGTGGTATTCATGGGGCTATAAATCGTAAGACAATGAAGAATATAATGAGCTGGACTAAGCAAATATTTGCCCAAAAGACTCCTTTGAAATGTAATATAGACGAGGCTAAGGCAGTTTTACCTCCAGTGCATTTCGATGCTCTTTTCATCTTCCTGCATGCGGTTCGACACTATTTTGGAAGTGCTGTTGGATTAAGGCAATTGAGCGATTGGATGCGCTATCTGTATACACATAAAGGCGATATTGATAGAACAGAACTATTAAAGGATATAGAATATCTTGGATTAACAAAGGTTTGGAGTGTTTTTGCTACAATGGCTGTAGACTATTTAGGTTGTCCAGAAGAGGTTATGCCTTTATATAATAATAGGTATAAGAAAGATGCTAAACGTTTATTGCGTTTCATTCTCGATTCAGGAAACTTTGGATATTATGACAAACGTATACAAACAACCTCAAAAAATATTCTTGTTCAACGTTTTGTTGCAATGAAAGGACACCTTGAAATGCAGTTTAGAAATATTATAACCTTTCCAGAAGAGGCTTTATATGGCATTCCTTCTTTCTTCAAAGATGGTTTTATGCGATTTATAAAAACATTAAAGACTAGATGA
- a CDS encoding RNA polymerase sigma factor RpoD/SigA — MRQLKISKSITNREDSTLDKYLQEITQEKLLTTEEEITLARKIKEGDKDALQKLTRANLRFVVSVAKQYQHQGLSLPDLINEGNIGLIKAAEKFDDTRGFKFISYAVWWIRQSIMQALADQSRLVRLPLNQVGSVNKINKISHKFEQEFERKPSIAEIAEEINLPQERVSDAIKGNNRHVSMDAPLTDGNDNGLADLLQGNEGPDIDTHLLLESLREELKLALNILDERERFVIEAFYGINQPEMTLQEIGAKKGLTRERARQIREKAIRKLRKNTQNKLLKSYLGK, encoded by the coding sequence ATGAGACAACTAAAGATATCCAAATCGATTACAAATCGAGAAGATTCTACTCTTGATAAATATTTACAAGAAATTACACAAGAGAAACTTCTCACCACAGAAGAAGAGATTACCCTTGCCCGTAAGATTAAAGAAGGTGACAAAGATGCCCTTCAAAAGCTTACAAGAGCAAATTTACGCTTTGTTGTTTCTGTTGCAAAACAATATCAACACCAAGGACTTAGTCTTCCAGACCTTATCAATGAGGGAAACATTGGCTTGATAAAAGCTGCAGAAAAGTTTGATGATACAAGAGGATTCAAATTCATCTCATATGCAGTTTGGTGGATTCGCCAAAGTATTATGCAAGCTCTTGCCGACCAAAGTCGTCTTGTTCGTTTACCACTCAACCAAGTAGGATCGGTAAATAAGATAAATAAAATATCACATAAATTTGAACAAGAGTTCGAAAGAAAACCTTCTATTGCAGAGATTGCAGAAGAGATCAACTTACCACAAGAAAGAGTTTCAGACGCAATTAAAGGCAATAACCGACACGTTTCGATGGATGCTCCATTAACAGACGGCAATGATAATGGACTTGCAGATCTGCTTCAAGGAAACGAAGGACCAGATATTGATACTCATTTATTATTAGAATCGCTTCGAGAAGAATTGAAGTTGGCTCTAAATATATTAGATGAACGTGAACGTTTCGTTATTGAAGCATTCTATGGAATCAACCAACCTGAGATGACTCTTCAAGAGATTGGTGCAAAAAAGGGATTAACAAGAGAACGAGCACGACAGATTAGAGAGAAAGCAATAAGGAAATTAAGAAAGAATACACAAAACAAACTTCTCAAAAGTTACCTTGGAAAATAA
- a CDS encoding MraY family glycosyltransferase has translation MGHISLRIFNLGILLPLISSMLLVFWIHPKIVKSALLKDIVDKPDYRKLQKTPIPVLGGVAVYWGIVIGAGITSMVFHSHALLTSIVALTVMIYIGTLDDVLGLSPTLRLVIEILVVAFIAYMDQSSMNHFHGLFGIEKLPVYLSAPLCIVGSVGIINAINMIDGVDGLSSGFCILACVSFGTLFISANDGTMVVMSMLGLGAIIPFFFHNLFGKTSKMFIGDSGTLMMGMLMSIFCMRTLDNTSIVALRFPNIGVVAFCLSILSVPVFDTLRVMIGRIIKCTSPFHADRSHLHHLFIEIGFSHLGTSFMVLSLNLFNILAWLITYLLGGNATLQFLVVFLIGFSNTTGVFYVVRRLDHSKKPYRILAYLAKKSHVEVGPFYCKMRNFVDRI, from the coding sequence ATGGGACATATATCTCTTCGAATATTTAATTTAGGTATTCTTTTGCCTTTGATAAGCTCAATGTTATTGGTGTTTTGGATTCATCCAAAGATCGTTAAGTCTGCATTGTTAAAGGATATTGTAGATAAACCAGACTATAGAAAACTTCAAAAAACACCTATTCCTGTACTAGGTGGAGTGGCTGTTTATTGGGGAATTGTTATTGGTGCAGGTATAACTAGTATGGTTTTTCATAGCCATGCTTTGCTAACCTCAATTGTTGCTCTTACAGTGATGATTTATATTGGTACTTTAGATGATGTACTAGGGCTTTCACCAACATTGAGATTGGTAATAGAAATACTTGTTGTTGCCTTTATTGCATATATGGATCAAAGTAGTATGAATCATTTTCATGGTTTATTTGGTATTGAAAAACTTCCCGTATATCTATCTGCACCTCTTTGTATTGTAGGTAGTGTAGGTATCATTAATGCCATAAATATGATAGATGGAGTAGATGGTTTATCTTCTGGATTTTGTATCTTGGCATGCGTTTCTTTTGGAACTTTATTTATTTCTGCCAATGATGGAACCATGGTCGTTATGTCGATGTTAGGTTTAGGAGCTATTATTCCATTTTTCTTTCATAATCTTTTTGGAAAAACATCAAAGATGTTTATCGGTGATAGTGGCACTTTGATGATGGGAATGCTCATGTCTATCTTCTGTATGCGCACCTTAGATAATACATCTATTGTGGCTCTACGTTTTCCTAACATTGGAGTCGTGGCATTCTGTTTATCTATTTTATCAGTACCTGTGTTTGATACACTCCGTGTAATGATAGGTAGAATCATAAAATGTACTTCTCCTTTCCATGCTGATAGAAGTCACTTGCACCATTTGTTTATAGAGATTGGTTTCTCACATTTAGGAACTTCGTTTATGGTTCTATCACTTAACCTCTTTAATATACTAGCTTGGCTGATAACATATTTACTAGGTGGAAATGCAACACTTCAATTTCTTGTAGTATTTCTTATTGGCTTTAGTAACACAACAGGTGTTTTTTATGTAGTAAGACGATTAGACCACTCTAAGAAACCTTATCGTATCTTAGCTTATCTTGCAAAGAAAAGTCATGTAGAAGTAGGTCCGTTTTATTGTAAAATGAGAAATTTTGTGGATAGAATATGA
- a CDS encoding PqqD family protein: MKTKKDFSLKEVCGEFILIAEGKNNIDFSNIISMNESSALLWREIEGKEFTEETLRDILLEHYEVEPEDALADVQKLIHVWKNSHLIEE; encoded by the coding sequence ATGAAGACAAAAAAAGATTTCTCATTAAAAGAAGTTTGTGGCGAATTTATCCTCATTGCAGAAGGAAAAAACAACATAGACTTTAGCAACATCATCAGTATGAATGAATCGTCTGCGCTTTTATGGAGAGAGATTGAAGGTAAAGAGTTTACCGAAGAGACTTTAAGAGATATTCTTTTAGAACATTATGAGGTTGAACCTGAAGATGCATTAGCCGATGTGCAAAAGCTAATTCATGTATGGAAAAACTCTCATTTAATTGAAGAATAA
- a CDS encoding S24/S26 family peptidase — protein MSQNNSQTTNIHLSNKQFFPEIIRLIREGHTATINLYGYSMRPFLENGRDKAILTQPTNIKVGDPVLAELTGQQYVLHRIISIKGNKVTLRGDGNYLCEYCTISDIRASVIGFYRKGRKTIDYTNHWKWKTYSFFWTRLFPIRRYLLYIYRKIFLKNIIQQQ, from the coding sequence ATGTCACAAAACAATAGCCAAACAACAAACATTCATTTAAGCAATAAGCAATTCTTCCCCGAAATAATAAGACTCATTAGAGAAGGACATACTGCAACCATTAATCTATATGGTTACAGCATGCGCCCATTTCTTGAAAATGGAAGAGACAAAGCTATTCTAACCCAACCTACCAACATTAAGGTTGGAGACCCTGTGCTTGCCGAATTAACTGGTCAACAATACGTGTTACATAGAATCATTTCAATTAAAGGAAACAAAGTAACTCTACGAGGAGACGGCAACTATCTTTGCGAATATTGCACCATTAGCGATATCAGAGCATCGGTGATTGGGTTCTACAGAAAAGGCAGAAAAACAATAGATTACACCAATCATTGGAAATGGAAAACCTATTCTTTCTTTTGGACAAGACTATTTCCTATTCGTCGTTATCTGCTCTATATCTACAGAAAAATATTCCTTAAAAACATCATTCAGCAACAATAA
- a CDS encoding TonB-dependent receptor domain-containing protein — protein sequence MKQNKYLLALSILVLWGYSAHVSFAQTATELRKESSIELHFKDKESQLPVYDVNVWINQEAIPSNSQGLIALPKDIKKTDIIKVSSIGYKTIQLHFGDIEHKNGQNVIQLIPDTKRLDEVVVRGTKSSVSVNSVSSTINSQAIQGAMGKSLASLLENVSGVSSIQTGTSTAKPVIHGMYGNRILMINNGARQTGQQWGLDHAPEIDKNASATIKVIKGAESVRYGSEALGGIVVLEQKTLPYQVVKPSGSISTLYGSNGKRFNVVAEAEGTMPFLRDIAWRLQGTYINSGDASTAKYVLNNTGYREHNMSATLGYKHGKLRIEGFYSLFNRKEGVMFSAQMGSEELLQERIALGKPVYVTPFSRTITYPFHAVNHHTAIGKLYFDGGKLGNYFYQVAFQNDNREENRMRRAGPSSIPVVSMNLTSFQHLFKWDKTYDHWTTELGASYLHIRNKNQAGTGIVPIIPNYTEYDFGTYFIQKYSHKKWNAEVGIRFDNQETKALGYDYTGSLYGGHHNFSNVSYNLGFNYRPSENWNFTSNLGLAWRAPHVYELYSNGSELGSGMFVVGDTTMHSEQSTKWVTSAVYKNSVINARVDAYLQWVNGYIYDEPSNQFITVISGAYPMFKYKQTNAFFRGIDFDVKVQPIKAIEYHFLCGLIWANDKKTNNYLPFIPSFRFDHDITWQNINIGKIKAYAQLKHRFVAKQTRFNPQSDLINFTPPAYNLFGAEIGVEWNINTSNKLHIHLAADNILNKEYKEYTNRSRYYAHDMGRDVRCTISWYF from the coding sequence ATGAAACAAAACAAGTATCTACTGGCTCTCAGTATACTTGTTCTTTGGGGCTATTCGGCACACGTTAGCTTTGCACAAACAGCTACAGAGCTGCGTAAAGAAAGTTCCATTGAACTACACTTTAAAGACAAGGAAAGCCAATTACCTGTCTATGATGTAAATGTTTGGATTAATCAAGAAGCTATTCCTAGCAATAGCCAAGGCTTAATTGCACTTCCAAAAGACATCAAAAAGACCGATATTATAAAGGTTTCAAGCATTGGATACAAAACTATCCAACTACATTTTGGCGATATCGAACATAAAAATGGACAGAATGTCATTCAACTTATTCCCGACACAAAACGCTTAGACGAAGTGGTTGTTAGAGGAACTAAAAGTAGTGTGAGTGTTAACTCTGTATCATCAACTATCAATTCACAAGCCATTCAAGGAGCAATGGGCAAATCTTTGGCGTCATTACTCGAAAATGTCAGTGGAGTTAGTAGTATTCAAACAGGCACAAGCACAGCAAAACCAGTAATACATGGAATGTATGGCAACCGAATTCTGATGATAAACAATGGCGCAAGACAAACAGGTCAACAGTGGGGACTCGACCATGCACCCGAAATAGACAAGAATGCAAGTGCTACTATCAAAGTTATTAAAGGAGCAGAATCTGTTCGTTATGGTTCAGAAGCATTAGGAGGAATTGTTGTTCTGGAACAGAAGACACTGCCATATCAAGTAGTTAAGCCTTCAGGAAGCATATCAACACTTTACGGAAGCAACGGGAAACGCTTCAATGTGGTTGCAGAAGCAGAAGGAACAATGCCTTTCTTACGTGACATTGCATGGAGATTACAAGGAACATATATCAATTCTGGAGACGCTTCAACGGCAAAGTATGTGCTAAACAACACTGGTTATCGTGAACACAACATGTCGGCAACCTTAGGATACAAGCATGGTAAGCTCAGAATTGAGGGCTTTTATAGTTTATTTAATCGAAAAGAAGGTGTGATGTTCAGTGCTCAAATGGGTAGCGAAGAGTTGCTTCAAGAGCGCATAGCCTTAGGCAAACCTGTATATGTTACGCCTTTTTCTCGCACTATCACTTACCCTTTTCATGCTGTTAATCATCACACTGCCATTGGAAAACTATATTTTGATGGTGGAAAGTTGGGCAATTACTTTTATCAAGTTGCTTTTCAAAACGACAATAGAGAAGAAAACAGAATGAGAAGAGCAGGGCCTTCCTCTATTCCTGTTGTAAGTATGAACCTCACTTCGTTTCAACATTTATTTAAATGGGATAAGACTTATGACCATTGGACCACAGAATTAGGTGCTTCTTATCTACATATTAGGAATAAAAACCAAGCAGGTACAGGCATTGTTCCTATCATCCCCAACTACACTGAGTATGATTTTGGCACTTATTTCATACAAAAATACAGTCATAAGAAATGGAATGCAGAGGTAGGAATTCGTTTTGACAACCAGGAAACAAAAGCTTTGGGTTACGATTACACTGGTAGTTTATACGGAGGACATCACAACTTTAGTAATGTTTCCTACAACTTAGGCTTCAATTACCGTCCTTCAGAGAACTGGAACTTTACTTCTAATCTAGGACTTGCATGGCGTGCACCTCACGTTTATGAGCTTTATAGCAACGGAAGTGAGCTTGGTTCAGGTATGTTTGTGGTTGGAGACACAACAATGCACTCTGAACAAAGTACGAAATGGGTTACTTCTGCAGTGTATAAAAATAGCGTTATCAATGCAAGAGTAGACGCTTATCTTCAATGGGTCAATGGTTATATCTACGATGAACCAAGCAATCAGTTCATAACTGTGATCTCAGGAGCGTACCCAATGTTCAAATATAAGCAAACAAATGCCTTCTTTCGTGGTATAGACTTTGATGTAAAAGTTCAACCAATCAAGGCCATTGAATATCATTTTCTATGCGGTTTAATATGGGCAAATGATAAAAAGACCAATAATTATCTTCCTTTTATTCCTTCATTCCGTTTCGATCATGATATAACTTGGCAAAACATCAACATCGGAAAAATTAAAGCTTATGCGCAATTAAAGCACCGCTTTGTTGCAAAACAAACACGTTTTAACCCTCAAAGCGATCTTATTAACTTCACACCACCTGCTTATAACCTCTTTGGAGCAGAGATTGGAGTTGAATGGAACATTAACACCAGCAATAAATTGCATATTCATTTAGCTGCAGACAACATCCTAAACAAAGAATATAAAGAATACACCAACCGCTCAAGGTACTACGCTCACGACATGGGACGTGATGTTCGATGCACCATTAGTTGGTATTTTTAA